From a region of the Entelurus aequoreus isolate RoL-2023_Sb linkage group LG27, RoL_Eaeq_v1.1, whole genome shotgun sequence genome:
- the LOC133644701 gene encoding zinc finger protein 25-like, which produces MCKFQKVRMLMEERLNVTVKEIFGVLERTIAEYEEELSKTKEENKRLQKLLDAVFKPQVVPHRADVQQVSAGSHEEIPSGQQEWHTSVGQKELQAPSHIKEEQPWEQLHDEDEAQSLQLHHSQSEENRGAELVTQHITEADGEHCEDIKSEPDRIFAPLSDMDDMMSDSSDHSDHIQKPLESKNDSKGDTTHHTNNKHFDCSECGKSFRQSSHFTEHMRIHTKEKPFICSVCKKSFSRKHHMTTHMRIHTGEKPFPCSACAKRFITKYEMILHMRTHTGEKPFTCSVCKKIFSRKQAMTTHMRKHTGEKPF; this is translated from the exons ATGTGCAAATTCCAAAAAGTGAGAATGTTGATGGAGGAGCGACTAAATGTTACTGTTAAAGAAATATTTGGAGTGTTGGAAAGaaccatagcagagtacgaggaggaactttctaaGACAAAGGAGGAGAACAAACGTCTACAAAAACTACTGGATGCTGTTTTCAAACCTCAAGTTGTGCCACACAGAGCAG acgtccagcaggtgTCAGCGGGGAGTCATGAAGAGATTCCCTCCGGGCAGCAGGagtggcacaccagtgtgggacagaaggagctacaggccccctcccacattaaagaggagcagCCCTGGGAGCAGcttcatgatgaagatgaagctcagtccttacagcttcatcacagtcaaagtgaggagaacagaggAGCGGAGCTTGTAACtcaacacatcacagaagctgatggagagcattgtgaagatataaagtcagaaccagaccgcatctttgctccactgtcagacatggacGACATGATGTCAGACTCTTCTGATCACAGTgaccacatccaaaaacctttggagagtaaaaatgactctaaaggtgatacgacacatcacactaacaacaaacactttgactgctctGAATGTGGAAAATCATTTAGACAGAGTAGTCATTTTAcagaacacatgagaatacatactAAAGAGAAACCTTTTatatgctctgtttgtaagaagagtttctctagAAAGCatcacatgaccacacacatgagaatacatactggagagaaaccttttccttgctcagcttgtgctaaaagattcatcACTAAGTATGAAATgatattacacatgagaacacatactggagagaaaccttttacttgctctgtttgtaagaagattTTCTCCAGAAAGCAAgccatgaccacacacatgagaaaacacactggagagaaacctttttga